The DNA sequence CCAGCGCGGAGCTCCGACCCGGCCAGAAGGACACCGACTCGTTGCCGCCGTACGAGATCCTGGACGCGATCCTGGACGACTATGTCGAGGGCGACAAGGGACGGGCCGATCTGGTCGCCCAGGGCTTCGACCCCGATCTGGTGGACAGGGTGATGCGGATGGTGGACCGAGCCGAGTACAAGCGACGCCAGTACCCGCCGGGCACCAAGATCTCCTTCAAGGCCTTCGGCCGCGATCGTCGGCTCCCGATCACGAACGGTTGGCGCGAAGGGAGATAGTCGATCGTGGCTGCTGGCGGCTGGTAGCCCGAATCCGATGGCACGCCGGGCCGGTACCGCTACTGGGACGGAGCGGGTTGGTCCGAGCAGACCACCGACGATCCGCGTCGACCGGCACCCAAAGTCGCCGGCGGCTCGCCCGTACCGAGTCGCCGTCGAAGATGATCATCACCGGACTGCTGATCATGATCATCGGCGTCCTGGTGAGCGTCGGAACGCTGGTGACCGACCCACCTCCGGACCTACGGGTCGGCTGAGGGGCGCCGGCTGCGGGGCCGGCTGACCCGGGCCCGAACCGAGGGGCCAGACTGGGAGCATGCTGGTTGCCTTCAGTATCTCCCCAGGGTCAGCCGACGAGGACGGGTCGGTGTCGGAGGCGGTGGCCGCGGCGATCCGAGTCGTCCGCGAGTCCGGACTGCCCAACGAGACGAATGCGATGTTCACCAACATCGAGGGCGAGTGGGACGAGGTGATGGCGGTGATCAAGCGCGCCGTCGATGTCGTCGCAGCCCGATCAAACCGCGTCTCGCTGGTGCTCAAGGCCGACATTCGGCCAGGATTCACCGGCCAACTCGCCGCCAAGGTGGCACGGATAGACGAGCACCTCGGCTGATCAGCGGTTAACCTTGCCGAATGTCGATGCCCGGGTGGTACCCCGACCCTGCCGGACAACCAGGCCGCTTCCGCTACTGGGACGGCCAGGGCTGGAGTGCCCAGACCACCGACAACCCTCAAGGTCCGCCACCGGCCGGGCAGGTCGGCGCAGCGGGACCAGCGAGTGGACGGAAGAGCGCCAAAGGCTGGGTGATCGGTGTCGCGGCACTGCTGCTGGTGATGGTCATCGTCATCGGAGTCTTCGCCGCGAACGCCTTGCTCGGACCGCGGGGCGGCCAGACCGTGGGGACGCCCTCCGCGACCAGGTCGGGCTGGGACGACAGCAGCCCGACCCAGACGCCCAGCGCCACGCCCACGCCTTCACCGACGCCCACGCCTTCACCGACGCCGTCGGGGACACCCAGCAGCTCCGGGTCGCAGGCCCCGCCGGTCGCGTGTCCACAGGGCGACCCCTCGTTCCGCAACACGCATCCCAACGACGGGCGCATCCACGGCGGCGGCCTCTCGTTCGCCAAGATCCCCGGCTTCACCGACGGCACCAGTGCGTCCGGCATCTCCTGGGCCTATGACGTCGGCGCCCAGCAGAAGAGCATCTCGGCGAACTGGATCTCGCTCTTCGCGGTCGGGACACTGCGGATCGCGGACGGGTTCACCGACCCCCAGCAGGGCGCCGAGGCAGTGATGCAGTGCATGGCCTCCTCCGGCTTCTACCGGGGGTTCTCGTCCAGGACGGACCTCTCGTCGCGTGCGGTCACGGTGGCTGGTAAGAAGGGGTTCGCCATCCGCTCCGAGATCCGGGTCGACGACCCGACCGTGGATCTGGAGGGAGATGTGGTGGAGGTCGTGGTCGTCGACGTGGGAAGTCCGGAGGCGCTCGGCATGTTCCTCGGTGCCGTCCCGATCGGCGACGCGAAGCTGATCAAGCAGCTGGACCGGACCGTCGCAGACCTCAAGGCGTCCTGACCTAGTCTTGGCGCCATGTCCGTTCCCGGCTGGTACCCCGATCCCGGCGGCGCACCCGGCAGGTTCCGCTACTGGGACGGCTACACCTGGTCGTCGCAGACCACGGCAGATCCGCGGATGTCGCCACCTGCCGAGGGCCCGGGCCTCCCTGCTTCGGGTTCCCGCCAGCAGAAGGGCCGAAGCTACCTCGGCGTCGTCCTGGTTGCGGTCGCCGGGCTGGTGGTGCTGGCGCTGATCGTTCTGCTTGCCGCCAACGTCTACGGGAACCGGTCCACCGTCGGCGGACCGTATCCCAGCTCCACCGTGTCCGGTTGGGATGACAGCAGCCCGACCCACTCGCCGACCCCACCGCCCAGCCTTTCGCCCAGCACACCGCCGCCCAGCGCCCCTACTCCCAGCAACTCGACGGCACCCCTGCAGGACTGTCCAAGTGGCGATCCCTATGCCCGAGCCGACCATCCGAGCGACGGTCGGGTCCACGGCGGCGGACTGTCGTTCCGGCCGGTGCCGGGCTGGGACCCGCCACACGTGGAGAGCGGGATCAGCTGGGGCTACGACCTGCAGGGCCAGCGGCTCACCACCGAGCCCGGATGGTTCGCACTGCTCGCCGTCGGTGAGCTGCACCGGTCGGACGGGTTCCGTCAGCCGCAGCAGGCTGCCGTCGCCGTCACCTCCTGCGCTGTCACGTCCGGCTTCTATGCCCAGCTGAGCGGCTCGCGCCAGCTCTGGTCCAAGGCGGTGACCGTCGACGGCAAGCGGGGCTGGTCGATCCGGACCGAGGTGTACGTCGACCGGCCGGAGCTGAGTGTGCCGGGCGATGTGCTGCAGGTGGTGGTCGTGGACCTCGGCGACCCGGACTCGTTGGCACTGTTCATCGGTGCCGTCTCGATCGGCGACAAGGCACGGATCGGCATCCTCAACCGCTGCCTTGCCGACCTGAAGACCCCATAGCGCTATCGCGACGATCGACAGCTGGTGCAGAGCAGCCATCGGGCCGACTGAGATCGCTCGCCAGGCCCGGCTGCCGACTGGCGGCGGTCAGTCCTTCCAGTTGGGGTCGTTGTCCCATTCTTCGTTGCGTTCGGCCACTTTCTCCAAGGCGTGAGCCGCGTCCTCCCGCGTCGGGTACGGACCCAGCCGCGAACTCGACTTGCATGCCTCGTACGGCTCGACCGTCTTGTGGTCGAGACAGTAGTACCAGTCCCCTGCAGCCATGGCTCCTCCTCGTCGACGTCGAGACCGAGGCTACTCCGGCGTCGGTGGGCGGCTCGGGAGGTGGGCCGCTGCACGCACGTAGGATCGTCGCGTGACAGCGATCCAACCCGCCGCCATCTCCCCGATGCGTACCGTGCCCGCCCAGATCCGCCGACCCGAGTACGTCGGAAGGCGGGCGCCGACGCCCTATCAGGGCAGTCATGTGCAGTCCGCCGAGACGATCGAGAAGATGCGGGTCGCCGGCCGGATCGCGGCGCAGGCGATGCGGGCTGCGGCAGCGGCGATCGCGCCCGGGGTGACCACCGACGAGCTGGACCGGGTCGGGCACGAGTTCCTGCTCGATCATGGCGCCTACCCCTCGACGCTGGGCTATCGCGGCTTCCCGAAGTCGCTCTGCACCTCGGTGAACGAGGTGA is a window from the Microlunatus panaciterrae genome containing:
- a CDS encoding DUF2510 domain-containing protein, with the translated sequence MSMPGWYPDPAGQPGRFRYWDGQGWSAQTTDNPQGPPPAGQVGAAGPASGRKSAKGWVIGVAALLLVMVIVIGVFAANALLGPRGGQTVGTPSATRSGWDDSSPTQTPSATPTPSPTPTPSPTPSGTPSSSGSQAPPVACPQGDPSFRNTHPNDGRIHGGGLSFAKIPGFTDGTSASGISWAYDVGAQQKSISANWISLFAVGTLRIADGFTDPQQGAEAVMQCMASSGFYRGFSSRTDLSSRAVTVAGKKGFAIRSEIRVDDPTVDLEGDVVEVVVVDVGSPEALGMFLGAVPIGDAKLIKQLDRTVADLKAS
- a CDS encoding DUF2510 domain-containing protein, with amino-acid sequence MSVPGWYPDPGGAPGRFRYWDGYTWSSQTTADPRMSPPAEGPGLPASGSRQQKGRSYLGVVLVAVAGLVVLALIVLLAANVYGNRSTVGGPYPSSTVSGWDDSSPTHSPTPPPSLSPSTPPPSAPTPSNSTAPLQDCPSGDPYARADHPSDGRVHGGGLSFRPVPGWDPPHVESGISWGYDLQGQRLTTEPGWFALLAVGELHRSDGFRQPQQAAVAVTSCAVTSGFYAQLSGSRQLWSKAVTVDGKRGWSIRTEVYVDRPELSVPGDVLQVVVVDLGDPDSLALFIGAVSIGDKARIGILNRCLADLKTP
- a CDS encoding thiamine-binding protein; this encodes MLVAFSISPGSADEDGSVSEAVAAAIRVVRESGLPNETNAMFTNIEGEWDEVMAVIKRAVDVVAARSNRVSLVLKADIRPGFTGQLAAKVARIDEHLG